A window from Candidatus Omnitrophota bacterium encodes these proteins:
- a CDS encoding prepilin-type N-terminal cleavage/methylation domain-containing protein yields the protein MSVFRKKGFTLIEIMIVVAIIAIALAIAIPNFFRMSSISKQTVCINNLKKITAAVEQWAIDNNITSGADISTEQEDSMYANYIRNGKPKCPSGGDYVLSAVGSNPQVRCTYEDEGHKL from the coding sequence ATGAGCGTGTTTAGAAAAAAAGGTTTTACTCTCATCGAAATAATGATCGTAGTCGCGATCATTGCTATAGCTTTGGCTATAGCAATCCCGAATTTCTTTCGCATGAGCTCCATATCGAAACAGACCGTTTGTATAAACAATCTGAAGAAGATAACGGCGGCTGTTGAGCAATGGGCAATAGATAATAATATAACATCAGGAGCCGATATTTCCACGGAGCAGGAAGACAGTATGTATGCGAACTACATACGCAATGGTAAACCAAAATGCCCCTCCGGAGGAGATTATGTGCTTAGCGCGGTAGGCTCTAACCCGCAAGTCCGATGTACCTACGAGGACGAAGGGCATAAGTTATGA